In the genome of Labeo rohita strain BAU-BD-2019 chromosome 2, IGBB_LRoh.1.0, whole genome shotgun sequence, the window TTTCCCTGTTAAAAAGGCCAACTTCTGCAGATGCAACGAATAAAACTTTTTGACCTTATATTTTAACTGGGAATTAGGCTCTTTTCTGTGAATTTGCAATGCTTCTGATTCATTAGCCACTGTAAGTAAATAACAAGAATGACATGGCAGTAAATGGAAAAATTATTTGGCTAGAAACCAGTGTGTGTATGAGTatgataaaacattaaaataatgcaaacagCTCACACTgaaagcagtaaaaaaaaaaaaaaaaaaacatttttattatacatgaCAATGCCACTAAACAGCAATAATACTAGACTTTGCTGAGAAACATAAAGATCTTTAACAgcattaaaatactaaaactaaatactaaattaactttaaaatctgaaaaaaactaatgatcaaatgcaaattaaattaaaaataaaaaatacaataaaatagaaataaaccTCATTAAAAACTGAAggtatatttatattctattttacaTTGTTGTTACATTTCATTACCTTTTACATTATTagtattatcatcatcattttacatcctaccagttaaaagtttttagacagtaaaatttttaatgtttttaaagaagtatcttctactcaccaagcctgcatttatttgatccaaaaacagCACAAGCAGTAATAgtgttatatttttactattttaaaaaaactgctttctatctgaatatattttaaaatatcatttattcctgtgagcaAAGCTTTTTtaggggggaaagaaattatagaaattaataataaaggcttggtgagcagaggagacttctttaaaagcattaaaattcttactgtccaagaacttttgactggtagtgtattatcACATTCACAGTAAAAATCCACACTCTTATGAATCACATAAAATTTAAGGTTGTGCTTTACCCATCCACCCCCCAAAGATGACCCTCTTCTGACCTGGGAGGTAGATAATGTACTTCCCCTTCAGCCAGACCAACTGGAACTCCCTCCCTCCCGCCATCCGTCCCCACCTGCTTAGTGCCACCTCATAAAATTGGGTCAACACTAGTTTATCAAAACAACTGCAGCCTTGCCCAGACAATAGCAAACAGTCTCCTCTGCAGACTATCACACATTACCATCTGGTCACACACGTGCAAATCCACTTGTGAACATGAAGCAAAACTTGACCTTAGCGAACCAGCCAACATGGAAGGAAAAGACACTTACTTTGTCCAGAGGCCTCTTTAGCTGGTAGTGAAACTTCTCCTTCATCTCATCCAGCAGCTGTTTGAGTTGGGGCTCCTCCGGCGTGCCCTCGTGCTTGCGGCCCAGCTGCAGGTAGCATGGCCACTTGGCCGAATCGAAGCCCCAGTGGCAGGTCCTCTTGTCGGGGGACTTGTGTGAGTGCATTACAAAGTTCTGTGGGGAAAACAGCAGCTGGCATTCCATGCACTGAATACAAGGAGCGTCCGGCTGGACGTAGAATTGGGGCACGAACAGGCCTTGGCACTTGCCCAGACACTGGTGCTCGACCTGGAAACTGGCCTCGCTCTCCTTCAGCAGGCCTTGGCCTGGGAGTTTGCTGTTGGGGTCGGCCGAGAGGGCAGCTCCCGGGCGTAACAGGGCGTTGCAGAGGCGCTGGGCATCAGTTAAAGTGATCAGGCCACAGGAAGGTGCATTGAAAGGAAGGATTCCCAACACCTTAAGGATGTGCAGCTGCTCGGCATCGCATCGGGAACAGTAAACGTAAAGTTCGTCACAGACAGCGTTAATCTGCTGCAGAGAGAAATCTCGCAGGACCGAATTGAGTACCTGTGGCAGACAAAGACGCTTCTCACCACCTACAACAAAGCAGGAGATGGACTCTCCTTCGAGCAGAGAATGGGTGAGCTCGGTGGAGCTGTCGCAGGGAACCAAGAGCGGGCCGCCTCCGAGGACTGGGGGAGACGGTAGGGGAGCCATGCCAGCAGGAGAAGCGCACTCCTGCGCAGATTTTGCTGAGAAGGCAGCAGGACCTCCCAGGGAGCTCTGGCTGCTCAGCGTGAACTGTGCCAGAGTGTGCTTGAGGCCGGCGCTCAGATCTAAAGCCTTGGAAGCTCCGACGACGTGGAATTCTCTGTCCTCGATGTCCATTTCTGAGCTGACGTGTTCCTCGCGCTCCTTCTTGACCTTAAGAGGTTTAGGGACGCTTTCCAAGCTGCGTCGTTTCAGGTGCATCTCCGCCATTACCCGCTTCTTAATGGGTGCATCTTCTAGTCGCTCCCTGTACAGCCGCTTCATGTTGCCTTTGAATGACGTCAGGTCTTTGAAAGGGGTTTTCAGACTCGTCTGAGGGCTGGCCATGTCTGTACACAGATGATTGGTCTTTCTCGGGTGGAAAATATTCAGCTGTTCTTCAAACACCTTTGAGTTGGTCCTTCTTTCCTCACTGTTAAAGGTTGCAAATCCTTCCTGCGTGCATGATGCTGACAGAATTAATGGTCTGGTGTGCTTCCTGCGaaagagaataaagttgaaattgttACTAAAAGGAAAACAATGTGAAGCCACACAAAAGAATATGCTGTCAAGGCAATATAAAAGCATCCAGAAGAGTTTTTGTGTTCGGAGCAGTGTTAAAATAGACGACAGAAACATTTTCACCTCATCAGGAAAATCTAATTTGAGACCGATCGATCTAAGGACAGTTTCTCGGTGGTTTAGTGCGCTGTTTTTCTCCACTGACAACATGCCGAATCCGTCAACGCGTTAAATGAGTCAATGCACTAATAACGTCGGTTTAACACACAGATAACTAACAGCAACCGTAACTAACACTGAGCAGCCATTTAGTCCTGTCCAACCACAGCAGGCTTGCGATAAGACGCAATAATCGTACATAGCCACCACATCTATGAAAAGATCAAATCAGACGCATACAATAGAGAAAAAGCTGACTGAATAATTTGGTCGTAGCAGCTAAAGCCTGACACTGACGGAAACGGAATTTCCGAGCACGAATGTGAAGGCAAAATGAGAGATCACAGCCCCTAAATCAGCGCATGCCACTGAGGTTTCGGCTAAACCCAAAACGAAACGCGTTCAATTCGTTATTCACATCGTGCGTTATCTGTTCAACGAACGTTAAACGACGCACACATGCATACTAATAACGTTAGCTAAATTTAACACGGCAACGCTTAAGTTCCTCGAAATAAAACGTCATTTTCGCATGGTTATGCTGTACCAAATGTGTGTGACACCTCGGATACACTGACCCTGACCGCGAATGTTGTTTCGTTTCCTcgtaaaataaccattttccaGAAACACTGACAAAATGCTGTCTATTTTTAACCCTGGGCGACCGTGTCAATCTATTTACCCCGCAAGGGCACCGCGGCTCTGTCCCCGCCTCTAGCCGACTCTCCCCTCTCACTCTCCGGGCACAGCTGCGCTGAGCGCCCGCGGTGTGACATTCCCCATTACCGCGACCGGGAGACCCTCAACATAACTATAGAAAAACTAACCACATGTTTTAAATCCCAAATATGTCAAGACGACCTCGAAAGCTTGTGTATTTTAATCCATTCTACGACTTAATACAGCACAGCAGTGAATTATTTGCAAAGCTACTGACGACTGACACCTGACCCCCAAAAAACGTTAAACAGCTATCGCCCCAAATGTGtttctgtcttttctttttaatattaaaatattacacatcATATTGAATCAGGCTGAGCCTGAAGATTTAAATCAAAAACCAAATAACGTTAATTCGAGCACGACGATGCGTCTCTTGAATGTGAACAGATCTGTGTAAACAcatatgttaattttaaatgcCACATCAAAACACGTATCCCAGTGATTCACATGCTACATATAATCAAATTAGCACGGCTTAAAAAccggttttgcatctgaacgcTGGCTCGTTCATACAGACAGCTTTAGCAGTGCGGCTAGAACATTTAAACCCTTTAGCACTCGCTAACCGAGCTAACGCTACAAATCCCGTTCCCGAGCTCGAAAAAACATCACATAACCTTTAAAAACCATCGAAAACCATCTGAACACAGCTAGAGAATCTCCTGAAGCGTTTAGCAAATGAACACAGTGTATACGTGAGCCTGTTGTCGTTTTTTAAAAGGACTTG includes:
- the skila gene encoding ski-like protein isoform X1, which encodes MASPQTSLKTPFKDLTSFKGNMKRLYRERLEDAPIKKRVMAEMHLKRRSLESVPKPLKVKKEREEHVSSEMDIEDREFHVVGASKALDLSAGLKHTLAQFTLSSQSSLGGPAAFSAKSAQECASPAGMAPLPSPPVLGGGPLLVPCDSSTELTHSLLEGESISCFVVGGEKRLCLPQVLNSVLRDFSLQQINAVCDELYVYCSRCDAEQLHILKVLGILPFNAPSCGLITLTDAQRLCNALLRPGAALSADPNSKLPGQGLLKESEASFQVEHQCLGKCQGLFVPQFYVQPDAPCIQCMECQLLFSPQNFVMHSHKSPDKRTCHWGFDSAKWPCYLQLGRKHEGTPEEPQLKQLLDEMKEKFHYQLKRPLDKKVVDDDSHGRKSSPAPCPPNSKLSDSALEKKVQSKGNLQSSLVFSRLFPDIKEEPGHGPIIHPSYYLYTYDKMVAPNVSLRKEGEVSHEVLGALLKQHYSRRTLTHDSQPSTDLPASPSSIAEEAKSHHAGEANERRRPPPSVAMETSPGGKQHAPIPTEAKDSGVEDDKDRIMLEIVQMYRRQQEKLNSTLQKQLQLEMELEAVRGGEAARLRELSAEQLELQNELEAVHTEHAQRLGEVRQEQRQLEHRLEQLRQQSCACQPKEQEAQYNAQLCELRCRLERAEAERQELQEELCREREAREKLELMISQLQQQMAQSGTKGSRSSSPAQPPTPSASPQSQHSLSSPAPEVTSR
- the skila gene encoding ski-like protein isoform X2; translation: MASPQTSLKTPFKDLTSFKGNMKRLYRERLEDAPIKKRVMAEMHLKRRSLESVPKPLKVKKEREEHVSSEMDIEDREFHVVGASKALDLSAGLKHTLAQFTLSSQSSLGGPAAFSAKSAQECASPAGMAPLPSPPVLGGGPLLVPCDSSTELTHSLLEGESISCFVVGGEKRLCLPQVLNSVLRDFSLQQINAVCDELYVYCSRCDAEQLHILKVLGILPFNAPSCGLITLTDAQRLCNALLRPGAALSADPNSKLPGQGLLKESEASFQVEHQCLGKCQGLFVPQFYVQPDAPCIQCMECQLLFSPQNFVMHSHKSPDKRTCHWGFDSAKWPCYLQLGRKHEGTPEEPQLKQLLDEMKEKFHYQLKRPLDKKVVDDDSHGRKSSPAPCPPNSKLSDSALEKKGNLQSSLVFSRLFPDIKEEPGHGPIIHPSYYLYTYDKMVAPNVSLRKEGEVSHEVLGALLKQHYSRRTLTHDSQPSTDLPASPSSIAEEAKSHHAGEANERRRPPPSVAMETSPGGKQHAPIPTEAKDSGVEDDKDRIMLEIVQMYRRQQEKLNSTLQKQLQLEMELEAVRGGEAARLRELSAEQLELQNELEAVHTEHAQRLGEVRQEQRQLEHRLEQLRQQSCACQPKEQEAQYNAQLCELRCRLERAEAERQELQEELCREREAREKLELMISQLQQQMAQSGTKGSRSSSPAQPPTPSASPQSQHSLSSPAPEVTSR